The Salvia miltiorrhiza cultivar Shanhuang (shh) chromosome 2, IMPLAD_Smil_shh, whole genome shotgun sequence DNA window TATGTTCTATGCTCAGATTCGTTGCCCACCTATCCCCATCTCAACTTCTGTTTACATCGATACACAAGATAAAATGTTTGCTGTTATTATgctcttttttatatattacacACTATAGGTAGGTAAACTTCGGAGTATCTGATCTCTTTGAGAGGTATAGCaattcctttttcttttgttatGCTCAAATTCATTTTTATCTTGTATTATACGCCATTGTTGGGATTTTTCATTTCTTATGCTAACTTGATGGTTCTGGTGCCTTCAGCTTTCAACTTTGCTCGATGTCCAGACTGGAATCTTGAAAATGAAAAGTTTACCTGCTACAATACATGAGGTGGTAACACAAGAAAGAGTAATTACAGATCGGCTTATCTTCATCTTATATATGCCAACAATATTATCGAAGATTCCTTCCTTCTAGTTGCTGCTCTTTGTTTCCATATACCTTACCTACAAACAAAGCTTCCTCCGAGTGCCTTTATATTCCTTCCTCTAGTCTTCATTCTCTTTTCCAACTGTGAACAGTGTATTCTTCAGTATCAAGCATTCACAACAGTCCCTATATTCTTTCAGTATATATACATTGCAAACTATGGCTTTGTGCTCGGGACATTGAAAGGGTGGTTGAACATGGCCTATATGGAGGATGAACAAAATGAGGATTATCTTTTTAAGATTGTTTTGATTGGTGATTCAGCTGTTGGTAAATCTAATTTGCTTGCTAGATTTGCTAGAGATGAGTTTTACCCTAATTCAAAATCTACTATCGGAGTAGAATTCCAGACCCAAAAGATGAACATCAGTGGTAAGGAAGTTAAGGCTCAGATCTGGGACACAGCTGGGCAGGAGCGGTTTCGGGCTGTGACATCTGCGTATTATAGAGGTGCAGTCGGAGCCCTCGTGGTGTATGACATCAGCAGACGCCAGACTTTTGAAAGTGTCAGCAGATGGCTTAACGAACTCCAGAGTAAGCAATGTGACAGTCATGAACTATTTCTGTTTCTATTTCCTTGCAAGTTTGTATTCCTATTAGGATTCATACACAGGTAGGGCTAATATGTTACGTGATATATTGAAATTGCTTGGAAACAGTACTTTCctttattgcttttattctTTTCCGATTGATGCTCAAGTGCATTACTTGCTGATATTGATATGTTTGCCTGTATAGCTTGAATTCGTGGTCTGATGAGAATGGTTGAAACTTGAACAGCTCACTCGGACATGAATGTGGTGACGATACTGGTGGGAAACAAGTCCGATCTTAGAGATGCACGAGAGGTGACAACTGGCGAAGGCAAGGCCTTGGCTGAGGCACGGGGTCTGTTCTTTGTAGAAACATCAGCTCTAGCTTCGTCGAATGTGGCTGCGGCCTTTGAGACGGTTGTGAGAGAAATATTTAGCATTTTAAGTAGGAAAGTAATGCAATCTCAGGACCTGAAC harbors:
- the LOC131011310 gene encoding ras-related protein RABA5a-like; translated protein: MAYMEDEQNEDYLFKIVLIGDSAVGKSNLLARFARDEFYPNSKSTIGVEFQTQKMNISGKEVKAQIWDTAGQERFRAVTSAYYRGAVGALVVYDISRRQTFESVSRWLNELQTHSDMNVVTILVGNKSDLRDAREVTTGEGKALAEARGLFFVETSALASSNVAAAFETVVREIFSILSRKVMQSQDLNHKGAGWLANGKTVILQNNEKQEAADEGTKTGWCCSH